Proteins co-encoded in one Uloborus diversus isolate 005 chromosome 9, Udiv.v.3.1, whole genome shotgun sequence genomic window:
- the LOC129230551 gene encoding uncharacterized protein LOC129230551 yields MLAPAITGRNWGADSKTLRTTYMALIRPILEYGYPVYNCASNTNLQKLERVQLSAACIITGLRNSCPNEIVLYEADLQPLSLRRKTNLKKYFSNLTSYGTQNRTSEFLLGCTNNKKLKKNSPLSLADSDNLIPKNVIQHSLKQNINPSIGLNRVYFHTDFPSQVNKKSDAPAYLKQLALEVINNIPEDSIIMYKDGSQDERNCSGSGVYILFQGCATKLSRRNPDFCSVFKSELIAIDEGLGSILSSPGSSAVWILSDSRSSIQYLSNWHKVEMPFDSMSFLSGHMKNKADYDSVKK; encoded by the exons ggcGCAACTGGGGTGCCGACTCTAAAACTCTCAGAACTACTTACATGGCCCTAATAAGGCCTATTCTAGAATACGGCTATCCAGTCTACAACTGTGCCTCAAACACCAACTTACAAAAGCTTGAAAGGGTACAGCTTAGTGCGGCTTGTATTATTACAGGACTTCGTAACAGTTGCCCAAATGAGATAGTACTATATGAGGCTGATCTGCAACCTCTCAGCCTtaggagaaaaactaatttgaaaaaatatttctcaaacctCACCAGTTATGGGACCCAGAATCGAACGTCTGAGTTCTTGTTGGGGTGTaccaacaataaaaaattaaagaaaaatagcccTTTAAGCTTGGCTGACTCAGACAACTTGAtcccaaaaaatgtaattcagcATAGTTTGAAACAGAACATTAATCCCTCAATTGGTTTAAACAGAGTCTACTTCCACACGGATTTCCCTTCCCAGGTGAACAAGAAATCAGATGCACCGGCTTATTTGAAACAATTGGCTTTAGAAGTGATAAACAATATCCCTGAGGACTCTATAATAATGTATAAGGATGGTAGTCAGGATGAACGTAACTGCTCTGGTAgtggtgtttatattttattccaagGGTGTGCAACAAAATTAAGCAGAAGAAATCCAGACTTTTGCTCAGTTTTTAAAAGCGAGCTTATTGCTATCGATGAGGGGCTCGGTTCAATTTTGTCTTCTCCCGGCTCTTCAGCCGTTTGGATTCTGTCAGATAGCCGAAGTTCCATCCAGTACCTCTCTAATTGGCATAAA GTTGAAATGCCATTTGATTCTATGTCTTTCCTGTCTGGACACATGAAGAACAAGGCAGACTATGAttcagttaaaaaataa
- the LOC129229567 gene encoding beta-1,3-galactosyltransferase 6-like, whose translation MKTLFLCFICAVVFVVGYFFGILHSIGPCEDATQIKKPYETLQIKDLEVTSPRYQALLLVIIFSSPGNHERRKIIRDTWLQTKADKDILHFFAIGSKLLNAEKIQSLEDENIKYKDLLMLDKVQDSFSKLSEKLREIFIWVEKNVSYTYVLKVDDDSFVHLDALNVALSQMPKSKTYWGYFDGQANVKKVGKWAERNWFLCDKYLPYAKGGGYVLSRDLVHQIVINAEYLSMYKNEDVSLGVWLAPFEINRLHDTRFDTEFMSRGCSNAFLVTHKQTVEMMIEKYQNIKRTEKLCSFEYQNRSNYTYNWSVLPSKCCIKD comes from the coding sequence atgaagACTCTTTTCCTTTGTTTCATTTGTGCAGTTGTGTTTGTGGTTGGCTATTTCTTTGGCATCTTACATAGTATAGGGCCATGTGAAGATGCAACCCAAATTAAGAAACCCTATGAAACATTACAGATTAAAGACTTAGAAGTGACTTCTCCCAGGTACCAGGCTTTACTTTTAGTTATTATCTTCAGTTCCCCTGGAAACcatgaaagaagaaaaatcatCAGAGATACTTGGTTACAAACAAAAGCTGACaaagatattttacatttttttgctaTTGGATCAAAACTTTTGAATGCAGAAAAAATACAGAGTTTGGaagatgaaaatattaaatacaagGATTTATTGATGCTAGATAAAGTACAGGATTCATTCTCGAAGCTGTCGGAAAaattgagagaaatatttatttggGTTGAGAAGAATGTTAGCTATACTTATGTGCTCAAAGTCGATGATGACAGCTTTGTTCACCTGGATGCACTGAATGTTGCTCTGTCTCAAATGCCTAAGAGTAAAACTTATTGGGGGTATTTTGATGGGCAAGCTAATGtgaaaaaagtgggaaaatggGCCGAGAGAAACTGGTTTCTTTGTGATAAATATTTGCCATATGCCAAAGGTGGAGGGTATGTTCTCTCAAGAGATTTAGTTCATCAAATTGTTATAAATGCAGAATATTTGTCCATGTATAAAAATGAAGATGTGAGTTTAGGAGTATGGCTGGCTCCCTTTGAAATAAATAGGCTCCATGATACACGTTTTGATACCGAATTTATGTCAAGAGGATGTTCAAATGCTTTTTTGGTTACACATAAGCAGACTGTAGAAATGATGattgaaaaataccaaaatattaAAAGGACAGAAAAGTTATGCTCCTTTGAATATCAGAATCGGAGTAATTATACATACAATTGGAGTGTATTGCCCTCTAAGTGTTgcataaaagattaa